In Pseudosulfitobacter pseudonitzschiae, one genomic interval encodes:
- the adh gene encoding aldehyde dehydrogenase — translation MNDMTHTEAGTYVSPFKLRYDNYIGGAFVPPVNGKYFENVTPITGGLINECARSDAADIELALDAAHAAKDAWGKTSATHRANILLKIADRIEENLELLATAETWDNGKPIRETMNADVPLCADHFRYFAGVLRAQEGNMSEIDNDTVAYHYHEPLGVVGQIIPWNFSLLMAAWKLAPALAAGNCVVMKPAEQTPAAIMVFAELINDLLPAGTLNIVNGFGGEVGAALASSSRIAKIAFTGSTVTGRKIMEAATKNLIPVTLELGGKSPNIFFSDVMAKDDAFLDKAVEGFVLFAFNQGEVCTCPSRALIQEDIYEEFIARCIKRVAAIKHGDPRDPETMVGAQVSKAQHDKIMGYFTIGREEGAEVLAGGGSARFNGELSGGNYIQPTILKGHNKMRVFQEEIFGPVVSVTTFKDEAEALEIANDTMYGLGAGVWSRDMNTCYRFGRAIEAGRVWVNNYHAYPAHAAFGGYKQSGIGRENHKMMLDHYQQTKNLLVSYSPNKLGFF, via the coding sequence ATGAACGATATGACCCACACCGAGGCAGGCACATATGTGTCGCCGTTTAAGCTGCGCTACGACAACTATATCGGCGGCGCGTTTGTGCCACCCGTCAATGGCAAATACTTCGAAAACGTGACGCCCATTACCGGTGGCTTGATCAACGAATGCGCCCGCTCTGACGCGGCGGATATTGAGCTCGCACTTGATGCAGCCCACGCTGCCAAAGACGCTTGGGGCAAAACATCTGCCACGCATCGCGCGAATATTTTGCTTAAAATTGCGGACCGGATCGAAGAGAACCTAGAACTCTTGGCCACTGCCGAAACATGGGACAACGGCAAGCCGATCCGCGAAACGATGAACGCAGACGTGCCACTTTGCGCCGACCACTTCCGCTATTTTGCAGGTGTTTTGCGCGCGCAAGAAGGCAACATGAGCGAGATCGACAACGACACCGTCGCCTATCACTACCACGAGCCCTTGGGCGTTGTCGGCCAGATCATTCCTTGGAACTTTTCTTTGCTGATGGCGGCATGGAAACTGGCCCCTGCTTTGGCTGCGGGCAACTGCGTCGTAATGAAACCAGCCGAACAAACGCCTGCCGCGATCATGGTCTTTGCAGAACTAATCAACGATTTGTTGCCAGCCGGCACATTAAATATCGTCAACGGCTTTGGCGGAGAAGTCGGCGCAGCACTTGCCAGTTCCTCGCGCATTGCAAAAATCGCCTTCACTGGGTCCACCGTCACGGGACGCAAAATCATGGAAGCGGCGACCAAGAACCTGATCCCCGTCACGCTTGAACTGGGTGGCAAGTCGCCAAACATCTTCTTTTCTGACGTGATGGCAAAGGATGATGCGTTCTTGGACAAGGCCGTCGAAGGCTTCGTTCTGTTCGCCTTCAACCAAGGCGAAGTCTGCACCTGCCCTTCACGTGCGCTGATCCAAGAGGACATCTACGAAGAGTTCATCGCGCGCTGCATCAAACGCGTCGCTGCGATCAAGCACGGCGACCCTCGCGACCCCGAGACCATGGTCGGTGCACAAGTCAGCAAGGCCCAACACGACAAGATCATGGGCTATTTCACGATCGGTCGCGAAGAAGGCGCCGAAGTGCTGGCTGGTGGTGGTTCAGCGCGGTTCAACGGTGAACTGTCAGGCGGGAACTACATCCAACCGACGATCCTCAAGGGTCACAACAAGATGCGGGTTTTCCAAGAGGAAATTTTTGGGCCCGTCGTGTCGGTAACGACGTTCAAGGATGAAGCCGAAGCTTTGGAAATCGCGAACGACACGATGTATGGCCTCGGCGCTGGCGTTTGGTCGCGTGACATGAACACCTGCTACCGCTTTGGGCGTGCCATCGAGGCTGGCCGCGTGTGGGTGAACAACTATCACGCCTATCCAGCCCACGCAGCGTTTGGCGGCTATAAGCAATCGGGCATTGGCCGTGAAAACCACAAGATGATGCTGGACCACTACCAGCAAACCAAGAACTTGTTGGTGAGTTATAGCCCCAATAAGTTGGGCTTCTTCTAA
- a CDS encoding SH3 domain-containing protein, translated as MPFSPDRTKEIQSRIDARLQSGQANDWEVSFLTNMAARFQQYGTETRLSKAQYASLHKALKLEREPSSRTSSQANERPPRPAPKRSTKSYQPKTRPMSVTRAITAPRRAVRRAQRQIMVPLVIAVAFFALIGSLSDTTSSRSTSYSPLATSAPQTTSGTYVYVTGTRVNQRDGPSTSDRVMGVLVEGTQVQLLRDQGQWAQIRSDLGTGWMSSSFLSLNGPAVAQPTAQDRTLRSSDVRIIDGDTVDIRGLPANVRLVGFNAPETWRPSCAAERQVGERATARLSQLVRNAVSIEFERVACSCRPGTEGTDRCNFGRLCGSLFVDGQDVGRTLVGEGLAVPYRCGRTSCPPRPQAWCG; from the coding sequence ATGCCCTTTTCTCCAGACCGCACCAAAGAGATTCAATCGCGCATTGATGCGCGTTTGCAGTCTGGGCAGGCGAACGATTGGGAGGTGTCGTTTCTCACGAACATGGCCGCGCGGTTTCAGCAGTACGGAACCGAAACACGTCTGAGTAAGGCCCAATATGCCAGCCTGCATAAAGCCCTGAAGTTGGAACGTGAGCCATCATCGCGGACCTCATCTCAGGCCAACGAACGCCCTCCGCGTCCGGCTCCGAAGCGCAGCACCAAATCTTACCAACCAAAAACCCGACCGATGTCTGTAACCCGTGCAATCACTGCACCGCGGCGGGCGGTCCGTAGGGCTCAGCGACAAATCATGGTGCCGCTCGTTATTGCGGTGGCGTTCTTCGCGCTGATTGGATCTTTGTCCGATACAACATCATCGCGATCCACATCCTACAGCCCACTAGCGACGTCCGCACCGCAAACGACGAGCGGAACTTACGTCTATGTGACGGGGACACGGGTCAATCAACGGGACGGGCCGTCCACGTCTGATCGGGTCATGGGCGTTCTGGTTGAAGGCACACAGGTTCAACTGCTTCGTGACCAAGGACAATGGGCGCAAATTAGGTCTGACTTGGGAACCGGCTGGATGTCCTCCAGCTTCTTGTCTCTCAATGGGCCGGCCGTGGCGCAACCTACAGCACAGGATCGGACCCTCCGTTCAAGCGATGTGCGGATCATCGACGGTGATACCGTCGATATTCGCGGGCTGCCGGCGAACGTACGCCTTGTCGGATTCAATGCTCCTGAGACGTGGCGGCCTTCCTGCGCTGCAGAGCGTCAGGTCGGGGAACGCGCAACGGCGCGTTTGAGCCAACTGGTGCGGAATGCGGTATCGATAGAATTTGAACGCGTGGCATGTTCGTGCAGGCCCGGAACCGAAGGTACTGACCGTTGTAACTTTGGACGCCTATGTGGATCGCTGTTCGTAGACGGTCAGGATGTTGGACGCACTCTAGTTGGGGAAGGACTGGCCGTGCCATACCGGTGCGGCCGGACCAGCTGTCCTCCGCGTCCTCAAGCTTGGTGCGGATAA
- a CDS encoding relaxase/mobilization nuclease domain-containing protein, with translation MQLNDAVHAVTGEVFRDGWSRVRGSMQGLHVAKQTQLVRAAAGHRPAVFKAIRGGGTHTKSQLANQLDYLTTKSTHIVDSSGFLDGKAKLEAGDIKDLTERFAKRWDAGFKPKLGQTTHMLMSFPIGTRGEDVRDIATDVAERFFQTDAGHFDYIIAVHEDRDHPHAHLVLNRRSQEGEFFFLGRNHRFNYDDFRLAMVEEAEKYGVRLEATRRVDRGVVHYPAPTREVYAAKEEGRAPRERERVGQDLTRTLAEIANTRTVYHSLAAEASREAREDIAAALFRAGEVLARGGQVDRTGDVYMAEDQSFEDLRSLYAEKLARVQGMIAEKSDTERPVLEKRLIEIQTQVQHMQPLGLRSSTLSETPSEGGIYSEANIDASQRERLAEPDLRSRIDAALRGTGISTSEVVARIETGASNAALEHQWIANDLAKVAEARDLNLERRADLEQARDVLNDVHVALGTLLERENVLRRDGVMEAEAVSERFHYHEGAVRAMEGTIRQEMRADGLTAQQVEDRDWEVVSRAERRIETEQRAYLEAHPDLLARPGDVIDRSEPYRETITDAARASEITREVDRIMEGRDVRTPVADAVTDEFRERYPDMPSHLARGLGATYAAVVEIRDTEAINQVRRETEMRDGLGVGTRDDILATRDGTPMRSDRADRLADEIARVVDHERAGELSAPFETEAERDAFRDEIARVLDNRQLERLTSGDADALEKVLEDRLDRLYVAKVYLQSDAPTANTEALRQVVDDLADTEYEKHRATDVDGETERGQVH, from the coding sequence ATGCAGCTGAATGATGCCGTCCATGCCGTCACGGGCGAGGTCTTTCGGGATGGCTGGAGCCGCGTCCGGGGCTCAATGCAGGGGCTGCACGTGGCCAAGCAGACCCAGCTTGTGCGCGCGGCAGCAGGGCATCGGCCAGCAGTCTTCAAGGCGATCCGGGGCGGGGGAACGCATACCAAATCGCAGCTCGCAAACCAGCTCGATTACCTCACGACCAAGTCCACCCATATCGTGGACAGTAGCGGGTTCCTGGATGGCAAGGCGAAGCTCGAGGCGGGCGACATCAAGGACCTCACCGAGCGCTTTGCCAAGCGGTGGGATGCGGGCTTCAAGCCCAAGCTGGGCCAGACGACCCATATGCTCATGTCGTTCCCCATCGGCACGCGCGGGGAGGATGTGCGCGACATCGCGACGGATGTGGCCGAGCGGTTCTTCCAGACCGACGCGGGGCATTTCGACTACATCATCGCGGTGCATGAGGACCGCGATCACCCCCATGCGCATCTGGTGCTGAACCGCCGCTCGCAAGAAGGCGAGTTCTTCTTCCTCGGCCGCAATCACCGCTTCAACTATGATGATTTTCGCCTCGCCATGGTCGAGGAGGCCGAGAAGTATGGCGTGCGGCTGGAAGCCACGCGCCGGGTGGATCGCGGGGTTGTGCATTACCCAGCCCCTACCCGCGAGGTCTACGCCGCGAAAGAAGAGGGTCGCGCGCCCCGCGAGCGCGAACGCGTGGGGCAGGACCTGACCCGGACGCTGGCGGAGATCGCCAACACCAGAACCGTCTACCATTCGCTTGCCGCGGAGGCCTCCCGGGAGGCCCGCGAGGATATTGCCGCGGCACTCTTCCGCGCGGGCGAGGTGCTGGCGCGCGGCGGGCAGGTGGACCGAACAGGAGATGTGTATATGGCCGAGGATCAGAGTTTCGAGGATCTCAGAAGCCTCTATGCGGAGAAGCTGGCGCGGGTGCAGGGCATGATCGCCGAGAAGTCCGACACGGAACGTCCCGTGCTGGAAAAACGTCTCATCGAGATCCAGACGCAGGTCCAGCACATGCAGCCTCTCGGTTTGCGATCATCCACGCTTTCAGAGACCCCCTCGGAGGGCGGGATCTATTCCGAAGCCAATATTGACGCCAGCCAGCGCGAGCGACTGGCCGAGCCCGACCTGAGATCGCGCATTGACGCGGCACTACGGGGCACCGGGATCAGCACATCGGAAGTGGTGGCCCGGATCGAGACGGGCGCCTCAAATGCAGCGCTCGAGCATCAATGGATTGCCAATGATCTCGCCAAGGTGGCCGAGGCGCGGGATCTGAACCTTGAACGCCGCGCTGATCTGGAACAGGCGCGCGACGTTCTCAACGATGTGCATGTCGCGCTTGGCACGCTGCTGGAACGGGAGAACGTGCTGCGCCGGGATGGTGTCATGGAAGCGGAAGCGGTCAGCGAGCGGTTCCATTATCATGAGGGCGCGGTGCGGGCGATGGAAGGAACAATCCGTCAGGAGATGCGCGCCGACGGCCTGACCGCGCAGCAGGTGGAGGACCGGGATTGGGAAGTGGTCTCACGGGCGGAGCGCCGGATCGAGACGGAGCAGCGCGCGTATCTCGAGGCACACCCGGATCTGCTCGCACGCCCTGGCGATGTGATTGACCGGTCTGAGCCTTACAGGGAGACCATCACCGATGCGGCCCGCGCCAGCGAGATCACCCGCGAGGTCGACCGGATCATGGAGGGACGCGACGTCCGCACGCCCGTTGCAGATGCTGTCACGGATGAATTCAGGGAGCGCTATCCGGACATGCCGTCCCACCTCGCCCGCGGGCTCGGCGCGACCTATGCGGCTGTCGTCGAGATCCGGGACACGGAGGCCATCAATCAGGTCCGCCGCGAAACCGAGATGCGCGACGGGCTTGGGGTTGGCACGCGCGACGACATCCTCGCAACCCGCGATGGAACGCCGATGCGGTCTGACCGTGCCGACCGCCTTGCAGACGAGATTGCGCGTGTCGTGGACCATGAGCGGGCCGGGGAATTGTCCGCGCCCTTCGAGACCGAGGCGGAGCGGGACGCCTTCCGCGACGAGATCGCGCGGGTGCTTGATAACCGTCAACTTGAGCGGCTCACATCCGGCGATGCCGATGCGCTGGAAAAGGTTCTCGAGGACCGTCTCGACCGGCTCTATGTCGCCAAGGTTTACCTGCAATCGGATGCACCGACGGCCAACACGGAGGCCTTGCGCCAGGTGGTCGATGATCTTGCCGACACCGAATATGAAAAACACCGCGCGACAGACGTGGATGGCGAGACCGAGCGGGGTCAGGTCCATTGA
- a CDS encoding DUF2493 domain-containing protein — MAYDQATTYETIELFGLTEKDAHLPIPQDDILKDSIIREAFETLLGQLRNTGLEGEIEPLAHGLATILQRRKVALGKEVDRTADKIGALAKCHDGSEIAETALEEAQARFVQLREIVDAIETMGEAAAECYEVETGNAFIPAAGSRASVRAQETGAVFEAKQLLEQHDRETAAKSKVEGVPLIVSGATDWTDIDVIFQTLDKVRDRIKQNRNQDIFLCHKGGKHGAEMIAARWARARGINQARFDPRWSAHGRAAPFKCNDEMLDDKFAATGVVLFGGNGVALNLGQKAEAKGLTVMRVADPAKEKAEA; from the coding sequence ATGGCCTACGATCAAGCGACAACATACGAGACAATCGAACTCTTCGGCCTGACGGAGAAAGATGCACACCTGCCAATCCCGCAGGACGATATCCTGAAAGACAGCATCATCCGCGAAGCCTTCGAGACCCTGCTCGGGCAATTGCGGAATACCGGACTTGAAGGAGAGATCGAACCTCTCGCGCACGGGTTGGCGACAATCCTGCAGCGCCGCAAGGTTGCCCTCGGTAAGGAAGTCGACCGCACAGCCGATAAGATCGGCGCATTGGCAAAATGCCACGATGGATCAGAGATCGCAGAGACCGCACTGGAAGAGGCGCAAGCGCGCTTCGTGCAATTGCGCGAGATCGTGGATGCCATCGAGACGATGGGGGAGGCCGCTGCAGAGTGCTACGAGGTAGAGACAGGAAATGCCTTCATCCCGGCAGCGGGATCGCGCGCCAGCGTTCGGGCGCAAGAGACGGGAGCCGTCTTCGAGGCCAAGCAGCTTCTGGAGCAGCATGATCGGGAAACTGCCGCCAAGTCGAAAGTCGAAGGTGTGCCGCTGATCGTCTCTGGTGCAACCGATTGGACAGATATCGATGTCATCTTCCAGACACTCGATAAGGTGCGCGACCGCATTAAGCAAAACCGCAATCAAGATATCTTCCTCTGCCACAAAGGCGGCAAGCATGGGGCGGAAATGATCGCGGCCCGGTGGGCACGTGCGCGGGGTATCAATCAAGCGCGCTTTGATCCGCGCTGGTCCGCACACGGACGCGCGGCACCCTTCAAGTGCAACGATGAGATGCTGGACGATAAGTTCGCCGCTACGGGAGTTGTCCTCTTTGGAGGCAACGGGGTCGCACTGAACCTCGGCCAGAAAGCCGAAGCGAAGGGTCTGACGGTGATGCGAGTCGCGGATCCAGCGAAGGAGAAGGCAGAAGCATAA
- a CDS encoding MHYT domain-containing protein has product MEFLDFSHNAALVIASIVVAFIAGFTGLTLSKDLSKQSVLRRKASIAMSAVALGGGIWSMHFVAMLGIQMPILFYYDAAITLASALLAILIVGTALLLLHFRERTPFTLSAAGALVGFGILAMHYVGMAGLQLCRAVYTPSGILVAVVSAVVLCIAAFWIAYGQRTNRSILLGTLCFGAAVSAVHFAAMAGTNFVAVPTLNEFGPVMSNETLAMGVILSSFVIFGAFLWMGVTFLDPVTPQAAEPSVVSASPSKVPTMSAPVQIALRIPCERNGVTQLIDPAQVAFVRAEGHYTNVYTLKEQHFCAWPITEAFKRLDRVGFIKTHRSYLVNPKLVEHFERLKDNGVCRFGDAKLPSVPVSRSNLKLVHDALGL; this is encoded by the coding sequence ATGGAATTCCTAGACTTTAGCCATAACGCTGCACTTGTCATCGCATCGATCGTAGTTGCCTTTATCGCGGGCTTCACGGGTTTGACGTTGTCCAAGGATCTTTCCAAGCAAAGCGTTTTGCGCCGCAAAGCGTCAATAGCAATGTCAGCTGTCGCTTTGGGCGGTGGTATCTGGTCGATGCATTTCGTGGCAATGCTTGGCATTCAGATGCCCATCCTATTTTACTATGATGCCGCGATAACGCTCGCGTCCGCATTGCTGGCTATCCTTATTGTGGGGACGGCTTTGCTGTTACTGCACTTTCGCGAACGGACACCTTTCACCTTGTCTGCGGCAGGCGCGTTGGTTGGATTTGGAATTCTGGCGATGCATTATGTGGGCATGGCCGGTCTGCAATTGTGCCGCGCGGTCTATACACCTTCGGGTATCCTTGTGGCCGTCGTGTCTGCAGTCGTGCTTTGTATTGCCGCGTTTTGGATTGCTTATGGCCAACGAACCAATCGCAGCATTTTACTTGGAACGTTGTGCTTTGGGGCCGCTGTCAGCGCTGTTCATTTTGCTGCCATGGCTGGGACCAATTTTGTCGCTGTTCCGACTTTGAATGAATTCGGCCCAGTCATGAGTAACGAAACGCTCGCGATGGGCGTTATCTTATCAAGCTTTGTCATCTTTGGCGCATTCCTCTGGATGGGAGTGACGTTCCTTGACCCGGTCACGCCCCAAGCGGCGGAACCTTCTGTGGTTTCGGCGAGTCCCTCCAAGGTACCCACTATGTCAGCACCTGTACAAATAGCTTTACGCATTCCTTGCGAACGCAATGGGGTTACGCAATTGATTGATCCCGCTCAGGTCGCGTTTGTGCGCGCCGAAGGCCATTACACCAACGTCTACACCCTGAAAGAACAGCACTTCTGCGCTTGGCCAATCACCGAGGCGTTTAAGCGGCTGGATAGGGTTGGGTTTATCAAAACCCACCGGAGCTATTTGGTGAACCCAAAGCTGGTCGAGCATTTCGAGCGGCTGAAAGACAACGGTGTGTGCCGCTTTGGCGACGCCAAGCTGCCCTCTGTTCCGGTAAGCCGCTCGAATCTAAAGCTCGTCCACGACGCATTGGGTCTTTAG
- a CDS encoding type IV secretory system conjugative DNA transfer family protein, with protein sequence MGKARIATGVLLVTLVTGAMGYTIASAVLTYQDLGFGAEIDFAYIAQNYLAILDRRPEDAQLIHLIIGSFAAAGLMLSLALSGSALTRFGQTHWQTPREMKANGFFGAPGTGFILGKLGPPGSRANYICSKVFPHALIVAPTGRGKTTGFVIPNLLTWQGSAVTLDVKGECFEATARHRAAQGDKVYRFAPTDWEGKRTHRYNPLLRLYQLKDPARQQMELQLLATLFLQSDNDRVQGLLKGGIDLFVAAGLLAFQRKRPTLGEIYRIAASGGNKQKEYFARGHEVDNRAAKLIFTRLASTNNDTLTSYVSLLMTSGLDQWQNPAIDEATSVSDFDFRTIRKKPFSVYLVVQPLMVKPLAPLIRLFFSDLLSAMQEKDPGPDEPWPVMIMLDEFNRLGKMPIVVESIETLRTYRGHLAVVTQTIPALDEIYGENTRRALQGNAGVKLYLTPSDEKTVEELSKAVGKTTKTVITRSQSIGKNPFEGRSQSTRTEESSLLPEDEARRLPLDEIVMVIDAQMPVRAKRIQYFDDRLFKAIHAAQTGELPFPEPGGGGSQGTLPLSVRAMPMTPPSDGPGGTEADVERASQAGDGQPSGQADAAPKKTAPVVQAVIAEEQRQMEMDFGSGVVDSEAASVADEAQMRSAVDGLDEMEAMLREEDGERLVAR encoded by the coding sequence ATGGGAAAAGCGCGGATCGCAACCGGCGTCTTGCTGGTGACGCTGGTGACCGGGGCCATGGGCTATACCATCGCCTCGGCGGTGCTGACCTACCAGGATCTCGGCTTCGGGGCCGAGATCGATTTTGCCTATATCGCGCAGAACTATCTGGCGATCCTCGATCGCCGCCCGGAGGACGCGCAACTTATTCACCTGATCATCGGCAGCTTCGCCGCCGCCGGCCTGATGCTAAGCCTCGCCCTCTCGGGGTCCGCCCTGACACGGTTTGGCCAGACCCATTGGCAGACCCCGCGCGAGATGAAGGCCAATGGCTTCTTCGGGGCGCCCGGGACCGGGTTCATCCTCGGCAAGCTGGGGCCGCCGGGCTCCCGCGCCAATTACATCTGCTCCAAGGTTTTCCCCCATGCGCTGATCGTGGCGCCCACGGGCCGCGGCAAGACCACGGGCTTCGTCATTCCGAACCTGCTGACCTGGCAAGGCTCCGCCGTGACGCTCGATGTGAAGGGCGAGTGTTTCGAGGCCACGGCCCGGCACCGCGCCGCCCAAGGTGACAAGGTCTATCGTTTTGCCCCCACCGATTGGGAGGGCAAGCGCACGCATCGCTACAACCCGCTCTTGCGCCTCTATCAACTGAAAGATCCCGCGCGCCAGCAGATGGAATTGCAGCTTCTCGCGACGCTCTTCCTGCAGAGCGACAACGACCGGGTGCAGGGCCTCCTCAAGGGCGGGATCGATCTCTTCGTGGCGGCAGGCCTGCTGGCCTTCCAGCGCAAGCGCCCCACCTTGGGCGAGATCTATCGCATCGCGGCCTCGGGCGGGAACAAGCAGAAGGAATACTTCGCGCGCGGCCACGAGGTCGACAACAGGGCCGCCAAGCTTATCTTCACCCGGCTGGCGTCCACCAACAATGACACGCTGACCTCTTATGTTTCGCTCCTGATGACCTCGGGGCTCGACCAATGGCAGAACCCGGCCATCGATGAGGCGACGTCCGTGTCGGACTTTGATTTCCGCACGATCCGCAAGAAACCCTTTTCGGTGTATCTCGTGGTCCAGCCGCTGATGGTGAAGCCGCTCGCGCCGCTGATCCGGCTGTTTTTCTCCGACCTGCTCTCGGCCATGCAGGAAAAGGATCCCGGGCCGGATGAACCCTGGCCAGTGATGATCATGCTCGACGAGTTCAATCGCCTCGGCAAGATGCCCATCGTGGTCGAGAGCATCGAGACCCTGCGTACCTATCGCGGCCATTTGGCCGTGGTCACCCAAACCATCCCCGCCCTCGATGAAATCTACGGCGAGAACACCCGCCGCGCCCTGCAGGGCAACGCGGGCGTGAAACTCTATCTCACGCCTTCGGATGAAAAAACCGTCGAAGAGCTGAGCAAGGCGGTTGGCAAGACCACGAAGACCGTCATCACGCGATCCCAGTCCATCGGCAAGAACCCCTTTGAAGGGCGCAGCCAGTCGACCCGGACCGAAGAAAGCTCCTTGCTCCCTGAAGACGAGGCGCGCCGCCTGCCGCTCGACGAGATCGTCATGGTGATCGATGCGCAGATGCCGGTCCGTGCAAAGCGGATTCAGTATTTTGACGACCGGCTGTTCAAAGCGATCCACGCGGCGCAGACGGGTGAATTGCCGTTTCCAGAGCCGGGGGGAGGGGGATCGCAAGGCACGCTGCCGCTGAGTGTGCGCGCCATGCCGATGACGCCGCCGTCGGATGGGCCAGGGGGAACAGAAGCCGATGTGGAGAGGGCGAGCCAGGCTGGCGATGGTCAACCGTCAGGCCAAGCCGACGCCGCTCCAAAGAAGACCGCGCCTGTCGTTCAAGCCGTCATCGCCGAGGAACAGCGCCAGATGGAGATGGATTTTGGCAGCGGCGTCGTGGATTCTGAAGCTGCGAGCGTAGCTGATGAGGCGCAGATGCGCTCTGCAGTCGATGGCTTGGACGAAATGGAAGCGATGCTGCGAGAGGAGGATGGTGAAAGGCTGGTTGCGCGATAG
- a CDS encoding transposase: MSRTKRLTEIEKMQIVREAAEGVSTSELAERFEVTSRAVRYVLKADAERQADAAIPVSAVSVKVTAAELAALDEVLAKAGIESRAEGLRRLIQAAGGVFVPDAQMAAEMARYRASLHEVGNGVAQIAKQMTQANRRGQGAGGGTSAEFTELRLAQMRGLARFILDSADEIDLLLRRRRDAMQLQATAALREFAHAAE, from the coding sequence ATGTCCCGAACAAAACGCCTGACAGAGATCGAGAAGATGCAGATCGTCCGCGAGGCCGCGGAGGGTGTGTCGACGTCCGAGCTGGCTGAGCGTTTCGAGGTCACATCGCGGGCCGTGCGCTACGTCCTGAAAGCTGATGCCGAGCGCCAGGCCGATGCCGCGATCCCGGTCTCGGCGGTCAGTGTGAAGGTCACGGCTGCGGAGCTGGCGGCGCTCGACGAGGTGTTGGCGAAGGCGGGGATCGAGAGCCGGGCCGAGGGGTTGCGGCGGCTCATTCAGGCGGCGGGTGGCGTGTTTGTCCCGGACGCGCAGATGGCGGCTGAGATGGCGCGCTATCGCGCCTCGCTGCACGAGGTCGGCAATGGGGTCGCGCAGATCGCCAAGCAGATGACGCAGGCCAACCGGCGGGGGCAGGGGGCAGGGGGCGGCACGAGTGCCGAGTTCACCGAATTGCGCCTTGCGCAGATGCGCGGGCTGGCGCGGTTCATCCTGGACTCCGCTGACGAGATCGATCTGCTTCTGCGCCGCCGTCGGGACGCAATGCAGCTGCAGGCCACGGCCGCGCTGAGGGAGTTTGCGCATGCAGCTGAATGA
- a CDS encoding GAF domain-containing protein, which translates to MTPKASHADIVMEATQSTSAAAKSRVAASWHRSVIKHGLDPDEHRAPDRIEQKSLQFRMETLEKFMTVASPRLDALFSLVGQSGCAVFLTDTDGIILDQRLSDADAMAFEGWGLTTGADWSEEKEGTNGIGTCLTEQRHVIIHQDEHFYTRNTGMSCIDAPIYGSNGQLVAALDLSSARADQTEAFNRLIAAQVAQTARAIEAANFRAAFSSARIIVAESDDAEASTLLAIDESDLVIGATREARRVFGLQRTGDLVARPATDILGREDGPTGFEKAEKAAVIRALARAGNNVSQAARQLGIGRATLYRRMKRLGLEDS; encoded by the coding sequence ATGACACCAAAGGCATCGCATGCTGATATTGTGATGGAGGCAACGCAGTCGACATCGGCTGCGGCAAAGTCGCGGGTTGCTGCGAGTTGGCACCGTTCTGTCATTAAGCATGGACTGGACCCTGATGAGCATCGGGCACCTGACCGAATAGAGCAAAAAAGTCTGCAATTCAGGATGGAGACGCTCGAAAAATTCATGACCGTCGCGAGCCCGCGTTTGGACGCGCTTTTCTCTCTGGTCGGGCAATCGGGTTGCGCGGTTTTCCTGACCGATACAGATGGCATCATCCTAGATCAACGTCTCTCTGATGCTGACGCTATGGCATTTGAAGGTTGGGGCCTCACAACCGGTGCCGACTGGAGTGAAGAGAAAGAAGGCACGAACGGCATTGGGACCTGTCTGACCGAGCAACGTCATGTAATCATTCATCAAGACGAGCATTTCTATACGCGCAACACAGGCATGAGTTGCATCGACGCGCCGATCTACGGCAGCAACGGTCAACTTGTGGCGGCGCTTGATTTATCATCCGCGCGTGCAGATCAAACGGAGGCCTTCAATCGCCTGATCGCGGCCCAAGTGGCCCAAACCGCACGCGCGATTGAAGCCGCGAATTTCAGGGCCGCCTTTTCATCCGCGCGGATCATTGTGGCCGAGAGCGACGACGCTGAGGCCTCAACGCTACTTGCCATTGACGAAAGTGATTTGGTGATAGGGGCCACCCGCGAGGCCCGCCGTGTCTTTGGGCTGCAACGGACGGGTGATTTAGTCGCGCGCCCTGCAACAGACATACTGGGACGTGAAGATGGCCCTACAGGATTTGAGAAGGCCGAAAAGGCCGCTGTGATTCGTGCGTTGGCACGGGCCGGAAACAACGTATCGCAGGCCGCGCGCCAGCTTGGGATCGGTCGTGCGACGCTTTATCGGCGGATGAAGCGGCTTGGACTTGAAGATAGTTAG